A genomic window from Methanobacterium sp. BRmetb2 includes:
- a CDS encoding formylmethanofuran dehydrogenase has protein sequence MSDFEKLVKKAQKFHGGLCPGIVIGTRMSIAGLKKLDMNLYKRNKDLIVYLEIDRCMADAVQAITGCSLGHRSLKYLNYGKFASTFVDTSNNRAVRISTIENSNRTPGEFEMDDMVKELSQIPEEELFKIEEVCVEIPEEDLPGFPKFKAVCNICGERILDKRELIINGDKVCHSCANKPYYTKLETN, from the coding sequence ATGAGTGATTTTGAGAAACTGGTTAAAAAGGCACAAAAGTTTCATGGTGGTCTTTGTCCCGGCATTGTTATCGGAACTCGAATGAGTATTGCTGGGCTTAAAAAACTGGATATGAATTTATATAAAAGAAATAAGGATTTGATCGTGTATTTAGAGATAGACCGTTGTATGGCCGATGCTGTGCAAGCTATTACTGGATGTTCTCTCGGCCATCGAAGTTTAAAATACCTTAATTACGGTAAATTCGCAAGTACATTTGTTGATACTAGTAACAATAGAGCCGTTAGAATTTCAACCATAGAAAACTCCAATAGAACTCCAGGTGAATTTGAAATGGATGACATGGTAAAAGAACTATCACAGATTCCAGAAGAAGAGCTTTTTAAGATAGAAGAAGTTTGTGTAGAAATACCTGAAGAAGATTTACCGGGTTTCCCCAAATTTAAAGCAGTTTGTAACATCTGCGGTGAGCGGATATTAGACAAGAGAGAATTAATAATCAATGGAGACAAAGTGTGCCACTCATGCGCCAATAAGCCGTACTACACAAAATTGGAGACTAACTAA
- a CDS encoding ferredoxin, translated as MSTVERNGDQIRSLNYLTENCVGCGICSDICPTTAIKLNPILPIARGLLKMDYININEDDCALCGLCASACPFSALEFAINDKNIKYMEEYPKWTHNSSIDDDTCIYCGACEIACPRDAINVARTLPQRKDLVTGEISIEDEKCISCGICEEMCPAEAITTKRDQKQISDIKVDENKCVYCLICKRICPADAIKAVCRICSYGEQDLDPKDTEITGNIILSEYSCINCGWCQEVCPVDAAEITKPFEGEIVFQEDFECKGETCHACEDVCPCNAIKIEDNKSVVNSKVCVLCGACAKACPQNGIIINRYKMNLENIRSKSWQRILSGLVE; from the coding sequence ATGAGTACTGTTGAAAGAAATGGAGACCAAATACGTTCTCTTAATTATTTAACTGAGAACTGTGTAGGCTGTGGAATATGTTCAGATATATGTCCCACAACTGCCATAAAATTAAATCCTATCTTGCCCATAGCAAGAGGACTTTTAAAAATGGATTACATCAATATCAATGAAGATGATTGTGCTTTATGTGGTTTGTGTGCATCAGCATGTCCTTTTAGTGCATTAGAATTTGCAATTAACGATAAAAACATCAAATATATGGAAGAATATCCTAAATGGACCCATAACTCCAGTATCGATGATGATACATGCATATATTGTGGAGCATGTGAAATAGCTTGTCCAAGAGATGCAATAAATGTTGCCCGAACATTACCCCAAAGAAAAGATCTTGTAACTGGCGAAATTAGTATTGAGGATGAAAAATGTATTAGTTGTGGTATTTGTGAGGAAATGTGCCCTGCTGAGGCCATAACAACAAAAAGAGATCAGAAACAGATATCAGATATTAAAGTAGATGAAAATAAATGTGTTTACTGTCTGATATGTAAACGTATATGTCCCGCAGATGCAATTAAAGCAGTTTGTAGGATATGTTCATATGGTGAACAGGATTTGGATCCTAAAGATACAGAAATTACTGGAAATATCATTTTAAGTGAGTATTCATGTATAAATTGTGGATGGTGTCAAGAAGTATGTCCAGTTGACGCTGCAGAAATTACAAAACCATTTGAAGGTGAAATCGTTTTTCAAGAAGATTTTGAATGTAAAGGTGAAACATGCCATGCATGTGAAGATGTTTGCCCATGCAATGCCATCAAAATTGAGGATAATAAATCTGTAGTAAATTCTAAGGTTTGTGTTCTATGTGGAGCTTGTGCAAAAGCCTGTCCTCAAAATGGAATTATAATAAATAGATATAAAATGAACTTAGAGAATATACGCTCGAAATCCTGGCAAAGAATACTTTCAGGACTGGTAGAGTAA
- a CDS encoding ferredoxin, translated as MSIIIDDEKCGKISNCPGEGLCIKLCEKGALKEENDEIVFFPENCDDCDLCIQNCPNQAISKE; from the coding sequence ATGTCTATAATAATTGATGATGAAAAATGTGGTAAAATATCAAATTGCCCTGGCGAAGGCCTATGTATTAAACTATGTGAAAAAGGGGCATTAAAAGAGGAAAACGACGAAATAGTTTTTTTCCCAGAAAATTGTGATGATTGCGATTTATGCATCCAAAATTGTCCCAATCAAGCCATAAGTAAGGAATGA